TGCCATTCTGTATGGTGCCTGAGAAATAAGATTTGTTCCTGGAGCAAGCTCAATAACAAACTCAATCTCCCGATGAGGAGGTAATCCAGGAAGATCCTCAGGAAATACATCTGAAAAGTCCTGTACAACTGGAATATCTTCCAATCGCAGCTCATTATCTCTGGTATCAATGACATGTGCTATGTATCCTGAGCACCCTTTTCTCAGCAACCGTTTTGCCGTCATAGCTGAAATGAGGTAAGATGGAAGCACTCTACGTTTGCCATAAAACGTTACTTCAGGTCGTCCGGGACTACGGAATACAACTTCCTTCCTGAAGCAATCTACTGAGGCACGATGTCTGGCTAACCAATCCATCCCTAAGATGACATCCAAGTCAACCATGCCCAAGGGAATTAAATCTGCCTCGAAAAATACATTTCCCACCAGCACTGTACTATCGCGATACACTGTACCTACCCTAAAAATCTCTCCTGTAGGTACTGAGATCGCCAATTCAGTCTGTAGAGCCGAAAGTCTAACGTTGGCATTATGGGCAAAACTAGGTGTGACAAATGAGTGCGTAGCCCCAGGGTCAATCAAAACTCTAGCAGGAATGCCAAAGACCGGTAAAATACCTGTAATGACCTCAGGCGATGCATGTGCTTCTTGCTGGGACATGTTATATACTCTGCCTGTGGCTCTGGAACGTCCACCACGTCCCCTCTGCTGACTACTGCCATGACTGGCAACACTGGTCTGGGCACCACCACTGGACGAAGCCTCCACAAATGGTGGTATCTCCTGTGATTAACCCTGTATAACTGTCCCTGGAGTTGGGGCATCTGTGGTCTCTCTAGTCTGCGGGAACAGCGGGCAATCCTTCTGAAAATGTCCAGGTTGTCCACAGTAATAACATCCAGTAGTACCCTGCTGGCAAGGCCCAGAATGGTACCTACCACACCTGGCACATTGGGGGCGACTCCTCCTGCCAGATCCTGACAGCAACTGTCTTCCAGCACCTCTTGCTGTACCAACCCCTGAGCGGTTTCCAGAGCTGCTACTTTGGTTAGAACCTCCGCTGGAGCTGAATCCAGGTCGGTAACCTCCATAGCTGCGACCACTGGACGATCCCGAGCTGTAACTGCCTCTCTTAGATGATCCTTGACTAGGACCACCTATTTCAAACTGCTGCCTACGGAGTTCACCCCGTGGTCTGGCCATCATCTGGCTGCTTTCAATCAGCGAGGCAGACATCACCACATCACCAAAATTGGTCAACCGCTGACTAATCACAATATCTCGGATGGAGGCCTTTAACCCCATAGTGAACAGCTGACACTTCTTACTTTCATCCTCCACCAGTGGAAGACAATACTTAGACAGGTCATGAAACTTCTTCTCATACTCTAATACAGTCATCATCCCCTGTTCCAGCTGCAAAAACTCTTGCATCTTCAAATTCTGGTATGCTTGTGGGTAATACTGACTGTCAAATGCAGCTATGAAGACTTGCCATGTAATAGCTAAAGGATCCCTGTATCGCCTCTTGACTGAATCCCACCAATGTCTGGCATGTTTGATCAAGAAGTATGTGGCCAAAGTAACCCTACTGTTCTGTGGAACAGCCATGACCTCCATGATCCGCTCCATCTTTTCAATCCACTCCTTAGCTACTGCTGGGGTACCATCACCATCAAAGTCAGTGGCCCCTACTCTCTTCACTTGATTAGCATATCCCAGGGAGGGATCTCTGGGCTGCCCAGTCCTGGCTAAAGCCTG
Above is a window of Prunus persica cultivar Lovell chromosome G2, Prunus_persica_NCBIv2, whole genome shotgun sequence DNA encoding:
- the LOC109947286 gene encoding uncharacterized protein LOC109947286, with amino-acid sequence MGPKRGGVRRGTRQSSRQREQDPQLGQEEVHVPAPVPEPVEQSVVGGSSGAVPAMPPMQGDPHFQQTLELLTQALARTGQPRDPSLGYANQVKRVGATDFDGDGTPAVAKEWIEKMERIMEVMAVPQNSRVTLATYFLIKHARHWWDSVKRRYRDPLAITWQVFIAAFDSQYYPQAYQNLKMQEFLQLEQGMMTVLEYEKKFHDLSKYCLPLVEDESKKCQLFTMGLKASIRDIVISQRLTNFGDVVMSASLIESSQMMARPRGELRRQQFEIGGPSQGSSKRGSYSSGSSSGRSYGGYRPGFSSSGGSNQSSSSGNRSGVGTARGAGRQLLSGSGRRSRPQCARCGRYHSGPCQQGTTGCYYCGQPGHFQKDCPLFPQTRETTDAPTPGTVIQG